The genomic stretch GTCGATGGTATAGGTATCCACGGCAACCATCCCCTCTACCAGAGGCGCCCCCAAACCCCAGGTGGCCGATACGACGGCAACGTCCCGCTCGTCCGCAGAAGGATCCATCGTATAGAGCACACCGCTTGCAACGGCTTCGATCATGAGCTGACAGCCAACCGCCATGGCCACTTCATGCTGCTGAAACCCTTTCCGGCTTCTGTACACGAGCGCCGATGGATTGTAGGCGCTGGCCAGAACGGAGCGATAGGCATCGAGCAACCGGTCGGAAGCGACATTCAACAGCGTCTGGTATTGCCCGGCAAAACTGTATTCCGCATCTTCCCCCCAGGCGCTGCTCCGAACGGCAAAAAAGAGTCCGCTGCTGCGCTTGCTTTGTTGAAGCGCCCGGACCGCATCGGCAATTTCCCGCTGGAGCGATTCCGGAATTTGGCCGTTTCGAATGGCATCCTGAATTTCTTCGGCTATGCTTTCGATGGATTGCGGCGTTTGTGCCTCCTGAAGTTCCGCTTCATCGGCATATTGCTGAAGGCGCTGCTGAATCATCTGATAGAGTCCGTTTTGCTCCAGAAAAATTCGAAACGCGCTCGTGGTGATGGCAAACCCGTCGGGCGTCGGCAGATAGAGCACGTTTTTCACATCCGCCAGGTTGGCGTTCTTGTTGCCGACCAGCTCGTGAAGCCCCTGTCCCATCGCCTCATACGCAATGACGGCATCTCCCTGCGGCAGAATCCATTTTCCGGCAAGTTCTTCCTCGATGGACTGGTGAATCCGCTCATACCGATTGAAGAGCTCGAGATATTTCCGGGATGTCAGGGTGTTCAGATCGACGATCAGCCGGTAGACCTGATCGCTCAATTCCGCGCTGGATGACAGAATGTACTGCCGATCGAAGACATAATCGCCGCTCAGCTTCGCACCCATGTCTGCGATCAGTTCCAGCGCATCGTTATTGGCCTTCAGGATGTTCTGAAACTTTTTGAACAGGGCTGCAAACGGATAGGCAGGCGTCGCTTTCCCGAAGGAAAACCAGCTTTTCAATCGATGCAGTACATTCATATGATTACCGGATCACCATCATCAATGGGCGCCTTTTCCGCCACCGAAAACCAGCCCTGTCAGCAGGCCCGCCACCAGCGCGATGATCACGGACATCAGCCCGTAGATCAGGGCGTGCTGAAAGGCGACGTTGGCCAGGAGCTTGGGAAATCCGGCAAACGATACCCCAAGCTGCGTATCCGCATGGGCTGCGATCTGCCCGTTCCGGACGGCATAGGCCTCCACCTTGTACTGACCGGCGGACAGGTTGGGCGGCAGATCGATATTCGCCTCAAAGGATTTCTTGCCGTTTTCGGCCGTTCCGAATCGGACATTCGATAATTGCCGATACAGTTTTTCATGTTCTTTCAATTTGAGCAATTCCTGAAAGAGCAGTCCATCTTCGGCGGTCTTCGGTTCAATTTGAATGATGCGGCCCAAAGATTTCATGCCAAGCATGTCGCTGAGGCCATGCGGGGCCGGATCACATGGAGCCGCTTCTTCGAAAGGACGCGATGCGTCCACATAAAAGAAGGAGGGGACGTTGTGCATCTTCAAGGTATTGAGGTTCATCCACAGCAGACCGAAGACCTTGCCTTTCTGTTTCATGGTCAGGTCGTGGGTTTCCCCGACCATCCGGATGACGACATCGCAATCTTCGGGTGCCTCGCCGAATACCCGGACCGTCG from Desulfatirhabdium butyrativorans DSM 18734 encodes the following:
- a CDS encoding TIGR02186 family protein, with protein sequence MISRKAFTVMFLLVAVCCSPAVAADTLVMNIDPAAIPIGATYDGSTVRVFGEAPEDCDVVIRMVGETHDLTMKQKGKVFGLLWMNLNTLKMHNVPSFFYVDASRPFEEAAPCDPAPHGLSDMLGMKSLGRIIQIEPKTAEDGLLFQELLKLKEHEKLYRQLSNVRFGTAENGKKSFEANIDLPPNLSAGQYKVEAYAVRNGQIAAHADTQLGVSFAGFPKLLANVAFQHALIYGLMSVIIALVAGLLTGLVFGGGKGAH